The DNA region GTCTCTATAAATGAAAGAATATCATCAGGTTCACTCATACGTCCCTGACCTGATGCCCCTGATGCCAGCATACCAGCCTCAGGTCCAACAAAATCAACCATTAATTCTTTTAAAAGTTTTATGTTCTTTTGAACAACAGGACTCTCATACATCTCATAATCCATAGCAGGGGCTATAATGATTGGGCCACTCCTCCTGACTCCGACTTGCCCAATCAATATGGTACTAAGCAGGTCATCACAAACCCCGTTAGCCATCTTCCCGATTATATTAGCAGTTGCAGGTGCAATAACCATTGCATCTGCTTCCCTGCCGAGGTTTAAGTGGGGAATATCCTCTGCATATTGAGGGTCAAACATATCAACATATACATGATGTTTTGATAAGACCCCGAATGTTAAAGGAGTTATAAAATTAAGCGCCTCACGGGTCATCACTACCTTAACATCACATCCATTCTCAACAAGCCTTCTCAGCAGATATACTGCCTTGTATGCTGCAATACTGCCTGTAATACCGAGCAGTATCTTTTTACCGGAAAACGTCAATTTATGTGTCGGGGTCACTCGTCGGAACTCTCATCCATACCTTCTTCAGGTATGTAGACTCCAAGGTCCTTTTCAATCTCCTTCTTTACTTCATCCTCATCTCCTGGCTGACCCGCATGTTTCATCTCTACTGCTATCTTTTTTGCAACTGCCTCCTGTAATGCCTTCCTTGCCTCTTTTCCTGTAACGTAATTAACCTGAGCCTGTGCAAGCTCCTCAAGTGCAGTGGTTGTTGATTTAAGATACCTGCTATGAATGGTCGGCCTTGCACCATTTATAATCTGCTTTGCCCTTTCAGTGGCAAGTATTACCATCCTGAACCTGCTGTCTATCTGACTTTTATCAAGTACTACCGGAAGAGATACAATCTCCATTATGTTAATCCTCCCTTTTTTGTTAAGAAGTTAGTCTCTACCCATTCAGGATTAATCCGCTCAATCTTAATCCTTGCTGCAATAATAATGGCCTTAAGCCTCTCTAATGCAAGGTCAAAGTCGTCATTAATTATTAAATATTCATACATGTTATAATCTTTTGCCTCTTCATTGGCCATATCAAGCCGCCGCCTGATTTCATCAGGAGAATCTCCTTTCCTGATGGTAAGCCTCTGTCTAAGCTCTTCAAAAGAAGGCGGTAAGATATAGATAAACACACCATTCGAAAACCTCTTTTTAATCTGTGTAGCGCCCTGTGAATCAATGTCCAGGATTATATCAACACCATTGTTTAAAGACTCATTCAAATCACTCTTAGAGGTTCCGTAATAATTGCCGTGCACAATGGCCCACTCAATA from Nitrospirota bacterium includes:
- the rpoZ gene encoding DNA-directed RNA polymerase subunit omega, with translation MEIVSLPVVLDKSQIDSRFRMVILATERAKQIINGARPTIHSRYLKSTTTALEELAQAQVNYVTGKEARKALQEAVAKKIAVEMKHAGQPGDEDEVKKEIEKDLGVYIPEEGMDESSDE
- the gmk gene encoding guanylate kinase, producing MKRGLLFVVSAPSGAGKTSLCKEVVKYIPNIQHSISYTTRSARPKEADGQDYHFVSADTFKRMIAEKDFIEWAIVHGNYYGTSKSDLNESLNNGVDIILDIDSQGATQIKKRFSNGVFIYILPPSFEELRQRLTIRKGDSPDEIRRRLDMANEEAKDYNMYEYLIINDDFDLALERLKAIIIAARIKIERINPEWVETNFLTKKGGLT